In Mycoplasmopsis synoviae ATCC 25204, the sequence GAAGTGTTTTTAAAAGAGTCTTACTTTAAAAAATATATGCTTCTTAAAGTTGAAGAAACCAAAAATCGCAAGCTTCTATTACACAAAAAAGAAATTTTAAAAATAAAACAAGAACTTCAAAAAAATTTAAGTTTAATTCCAACTAAAATTTATTTTAATTCTAATTCACTTATCAAAGTAGAGCTAGCTTTAGGTCGCGGGCTTAAAAAATACGACAAAAGAGAAAAACTTAAAAAAGAAGAAGTAGAAAAAAAATTAAAAAAAATATTAAAATTCTAAATATGGGGATGTACCGGATTCGCCATATTTAGAGAAAATTACATTGCAGTAGTTTGGCAGACTATAATGCCACTAGGCTTTCTTAAACGGAAACAAACAATCACAAGTAGAAGAAGTAACTCAAGAGTTTTCTCCTTCTTTATACACATTTAATTCAAATCTAGCATACGCATAGTTTTTGCATCTAGTTGTTTTATTATTTGCCTTAGTAATAAAATAGGTTTAAAGGCTCGCATTAAGTAATTAATTTAGGCTGCTTAATGTTAAATATTTTCCTAAATAAAAGTTAATTCACTATTGCTTATTATTTAACTTAATAAGCTAAACTGTAGACGTGTAATTGGATTTAAGTGTGCACAGGGGTTCAACTCCCCTCATCTCCACCATATGTTTTTCACCAATAAAAAAAATTATGCCCTTTCAAAAAGCATAATTTTTTTTATTGGTTTTTTCGCTTTGGAATTAGTGGCGCATCTGGCTTTGTTTCGCTCATAAAATACCAAGTTATTGGGGCTATTATTGTAAAAATAATAGTAAGAGAAAATCATAATCAAGGCGCTAGATTATGATTAGTAAAATCTTCTAGAAGCGAGATTATAATCAAAAGCATTGTAAAAAAGAAATATCCAAATCCTCAAATAAAACCAAATTGCATTGCAATTTTTTCTGATGTATTTTCAGGTATTTCATGAGGATTATTTAAAAATACTCCTTGAATTCCTCATAGCAATAGTCCTGCAAAAAAACCAAGAACTAAAAACGGAATAGAAACGCTTCATGGAATTATATTTTTATTAATTGCATTTTTATCTAAATTAGGTCCTACTAAAAAAATAAAACAAAGTATCGAAATAATTCATAGCAATATTCCAATTAATAAAATGGTAATAATAAAAGGCTTTCTTCTAGCGTTTAACCTATTTCAAAGCCCAACTGTATAAGGAGCTAAAATAATAGCACCATTAAATAAAATAAGTCAAAGAGCAATGATCGGTAGCGCTAGCGCTCTTATTTCTTTAATCGAAACGTCTTTGTGATTATAAATTTGTAAAACTAAATTAGGTAGCTGATCTCTAATTGTTACAAATGGAAGAGTTACGGCAATAAGTCATGATCCATAAAAAATCGCTCATTTATAAGTTGATTTTTTGCGAAGAAACATTTTAATAGTTGGTCTTTGGTAATCTAGTCCTTTAGCAACTAATTCCTTTAAATGTTTTTCTTTTAAAGAAATTACATAAGATCTATATAAATCAAATCTTTGTCCTAATATTAAATATAAAATCAAAGGTATTAAATATAGCGATGAACTTATCAGTAATATAAGCTGCCAGTGGCTTCTTACTACCTTTGCGCTTTCGATATTAAAAGCGAAAGGAACTAAAACTATAATAGCTCCTATCGGATATCCTCAAGTTGAAAATGATGAAAGCATTCCTTTGGTTTTCTGCTTAAAATAAGCGGTAACCAATGGCTGAAATAAAATCATTAAAGTAGATCCACCAATTGCAAAAATGGTTCTAAAAATAACAAAAAGCGCATAGCTAGGCATATATGGTGCAGGAATAGCAAATAAACACAAACTAAGCGCAATTACAACTGAGTTTTTGTGAGTAAATTTAACTATCATTCAGCCTATTAAAATAGAACCAAATCCTCTGCCCAAAGTGATGGCTCAATTGGTGGCTTGAACTTCAAAAGAGCTAGGCTTGTCGCCATCTTTAAAAAAAGAGCTAAGAATTCCAGGATCGTTTCCACCTTGTCCATTAAGACCGGTTACAAATCCTCAATTAACGACAAATAATGCGTATGAAAATATCAGTAGCGATCACATTATAAATCCAAGTTTTATATTTAGATTTTTATCAATTAATTGTGTCGGCAATAATAATTCTTTAACTCTTTTATAAAGCCTCATATATTTTAATTATACTATAAAAATAAAAAAGACTTTTTTATAAGTCTTCTTTATAGCTTTAATTATTTTTAAGTTTTTTGTTTTTGTAGTATTTTCTAGTTGCAAAATAAAATACATAACCAAGCAGAGTAAATCCTGAATATGAAACTAAGGTTATAGTATTGCTTGCGCTTCATTTTTCATTAGCTATAACTGGGAAAATATAAACCGCTAAAACTACAATAATTGCAATTGAAGCTAAAACGTAAATTATTTTTTCTCAAAGTGGAATTTTAGTAATTCTTTTTTTATGTTCAAGAATAAATGCAATTATAAAGGTTAATAAATATTGCACTAAAAATGGAATGGTTCCAATGTTTACTACTTGTGATAAATATGAAGATGGCTCTTCATAACCGTTAGCTTTTAAAACTAAAGGTATTACATAAAAAATTACTAAAGAAAATATGGTAATAGCAGTTGAAAATCAAATTGCATTTTTAAATTCATTTTTTGAATTTGTCTTAGCAAGTGATACTGGCAGAAATTTATCTTCAGCCATTGGAGCTACGCTACGAGCAACAGTAACAGTTCCTGAAATTTTAGATGAAACTTGTTGGAAGAATATTCCTACCGCAAAAAATACGGCACCAGATAATCCTCATACAGCTGAGAAAATGTTTCTAATTTGATCTATTTTTTGTCCATTGTATTCAGTTTTAATTCCTAGTAGTATTAAGTAAAACACCACGTAGAATACAAAAATAAATACAAATGAATACATAAGAATTTTTCTAAAGCTTTTAGCTTTAACGTCTTTAGAAATTGCAGAAACTCCTTCAATTCCTCCATATGCATACATAAAGGTAAGAACTGATGATATAACTAAATAAAAACTAATTTTTTCTTCATCGCTTTTAGTTAAGGTTAGATTGCTTGAGTAAATATTTCCTTGAGAAATTAGATATACTCCTAAAATTAGTGAGAATAATAAAATTAATCACTTTACAGAAGCAGCCGCTAGAACTACTCACCTGTTGATTCTAAGTCCAAAAGTAGTAATTAAAATTAAAATAATATAAACTAAAAATGAAACACCTCTAATAATATTAATAGTTACTTCATTGCTAGTTCCATCGCTATTTCTAAAAAATGGTTCTAATATAGCAACTAAAAATATAGGTGAAGTAGCCGATAAAATTGGCCCTTGAATAAATTGCGTTCAACCGGTAAAAAAAGTTAAATGCTTATAAACTTGGTGGCTTTTTTTAGTTCCTAAAACTCTATTGCCCTTCGAATCGATTTCATACATTAAATCTTTTGAATAGGCATAAGATCCACCATAGGTTTCTTTATAGGTATCTGAAAGCCGGCTAAATACTAGCAGCACACCAAAGGCGATAAAGCTAGCTGCAGCAAGCACTACAAAACCATAAACTTTCTTTTCTAATACATTAAAAATTGTTGCAATAAATCCAAATCCGACAACAAAGTTTATTGTAAAAAATGCAAAATATTTTGCAGATAAATATTTTTTGTTTTTAGATATCATTGCTTAAATTATTTTTTTCCAAGTAAAAAGAACATATTCTTTTTATAAACTTCAACTCCAGGTTGATTAAATGGATTAACTCCAAGAAGATAAGCGCTCATGGTAACGGCACGCATGAAGAACATAAATAGCGCTCCTAAAGTTTCTTCACTAAAGTCTTTAAATAGCATAGAAATATTTGGAACATTTCCTTCATCGCTATGTGCTTCCATAGTTGCATTAAATGCCACGTTATTAACTTCAGAAAGTTTTTTATCTGATAGATAATTAAGCTTATCATAGTCGATTACATTGTCTTTAAATGTAATATCATAAGCTGGATTTTCTAAAGTTAATACAGTTTCAAATAAAATTTTAGGTCCATCTTGAATCATTTGGCCTAGTGAGTGTAAATCAGTTGAAAATATCGCTGATGATGGTCAAAGACCTTTTCCGTCTTTACCTTCACTTTCGGCAAAGAGTTGTTTTCATCATTCGGCAAAGTATCTTAGTTTTGGTTCATAAGATACAAAAATTTCAACTGCGTATTTCTTTTCTTTATGTAAATAGTGTCTTGCAACGGCATATTTATAGGCAGCGTTTTCCATAACATTTTCGCTAAATAATTCTTTATTCATCTGGCGTGCGCCTTCTAGAACTTTTTTAGCGTCAATTCCAGCACATAAGAAAGGAAATAGTCCTACTGCAGTTAGAACTGAAAACCTTCCTCCTACGTCATCTGGAATTACAAATTTGGTGTATTTTTTAGCAGTAGCTAGTTCAAATAAAACTCCTTTTTGTTTATCAGTGGTAGCTACTATATATTCTCATGGATTAACTTCTTTTTGTTCTAATAGGTTTCTAAATTCTCTAAAGGCAATAGATGGCTCTAGAGTTGTTCCTGATTTAGAAATAACATTAATTGCAAACTTTTTATCTTTAACGTAGTTTAGCTTTGCAACTAAAGTTTCAGCTGAAATATCATTTCCGGCAAAAACTAGTTCCATTTGTGGTTTTTTAATTGAATATTTACCAAAGATAAATTCATATCCGGTTTTTGCTCCTAGATATGATCCACCGATTCCAATAACTACAACAACTTCAACTTTATCTTTAAGTCATTGCGCTACCTTTTCTTCCATTTTGGCATATTCTTCTTTGTTGTAATCGCTAGCTAAATTAAGTCAACCAAGTCAGTCTTTTTCTTCTACTGATTTGCTTTTAACAGCATTGTGAATTTGACTTACTTGCTTTTGATAACTTTCAAAAGGCACTACTTGATTTTTTAACTTAAAATCTAGTTTTAAATAACTTGAACTCATAGTTGCTATTATACAAAAAAATAAAAAAAATAGCCATTAAAATAGCTATTTTTTCGTTTTTTCAAATTTTTAGATTATTCTTCGCTGTATTCAAAGTCATCTTCACCAAAAGATTCATCTTCGAATTCATCACTAGTTTCTAAGTGATACATAGTATCGTCATCTAGGTTTTCGAATTCTTCTTCTGAGATAGTGTTTTCTTTTAAATAATCGAATTCTTCTTCGATGTTTTCATCGGTGATTTCTTCTAGTTTTAGCTCTGGAGTTGAATCGTATTTATTAGGGAAGTAACTTGAAAATTCTTTAAGGTTATATTTTCCATTTTCTTCGAAATTGGAATTAGTTCCGGCTGGAATTTTATATCCAATAATGATATTTTCTTTTAGTCCTTCTAAATTATCAGTTCTTTTTGCAATAGAGGCATCAACTAAAATTTTTGCAGTTTCTTGGTATGATGCTGCCGCTAGTCATGAATCACTTAGTAGCGGAGTTTGTTTTGCTCCTTTAATTTTTACCACACCATAGGCAGGTTTTTTACCTTGTGAAAGTAGAATTCCATTTTCTTTTTGGTATACAAAAGTATCCACTAGAGATCCTGAGTAGAAACTTGAATCTCCTGGATCGATTATTGAAATTTTTGAAAGCATTTGACGAATAATAATTTCAATATATTTATCGGCAATTGCAATTCCCTGAAGACGGTATAGTTTTTGAACTTCTTTAAGAATATAGTTTTGAACCGCTCTGGTATCTACTGATTCAAGCAGCTCGTTTAGCACGATAGGTCCTTCTGAAAGTTTTTGTCCAGCAACAACTTCATCACCTTGTTTTACACGAAGTCTTTGACTTGATTTAACTAAGTATTGATGAGTTTGTTTGTTTCCATCTTCATCAAAGTATTCAACTGAAATGTTAAATTGACCGCTTTCTTTACCTTTTTTATTCTTTTGGGTTTCGATCTTTTTAACTTTACCGTAGTGTCTTGAAATTTCAGCAGGAGTTCCTCATGGTTGGTCATATGCATCGATAAGTTCGATTAAACGACCAAATCCACCGGTTATATCTTCTCCACCTGCAACCCCTCCGGTATGGAAGGTACGCATGGTTAGCTGAGTTCCAGGCTCACCTATACTTTGCGCGGCTATAACTCCAACGGCTTCTCCAATATTTACTATTCTATTGGTTGCTAAATCTTTACCGTAGCATTTTTTACATAATCCATTTCTTGTATGACATGATAAAACAGATCTAATTTCTACTTTGGTAATTCCTTTAACTACAATTTCACTAGCTATTTCTGGAGTTATTAATTCGCTTTCTTTAACTATTAATTTTCCGTTTTGATCATAAATTGGAACTGCGGTAAATCTACCTTCGATTCTTTCTTGAAGTGATTCGATAATGGTGTTAGTTTTGGTGTCTTTAATGTCTTTAACTACAAAACCATAGTCACTTCCACAGTCTTCTTCGCGGATTACAACACCTTGAGCAACTTCAACTAAACGACGGGTTAAGTATCCTGACTTAGCGGTATTAAGCGCGGTATCGGTTAGCCCTTTTCTAGCCCCGTGGGTTGATGAATAGAATTCATAAGCGGTTAGTCCATCTAAAAATGATGATTTAACTGGAATTTCAACTATCGATCTAACAACACGATCGTTTTCAGCATCGGCTTTAAGAATTTTGGTGTTGTTATTCATCAGTCCACGCATACCAGCTAGCTGAGTGAAGTTTGAATAAGTTCCACGAGCTCCTGATGAAAGCATCATAAATAGCGGGTTATCTAAGTTAGAATCAACTACTTTTTTAAGTTCTTTTTCAATTGATTCTTTAACGTCTGATCATTTTTTAATTGTTAAGGTATATCTTTCGTCATCGGTTAGATATCCTTTTTTGAAGTAATCTTTTAAAGTTTCAGTTTCTTCTTCAGCTTTTTTAATTCTTTCTTTAGTAGTTTTTGAAGTTACAATGTCATTCATTGAAATTGTAATTCCAGATTTAGTTGAGAATTTAAATCCTAAATCTTTAATTACATCTAAAACAGTAGAAACATAATTTGAATATCTAAATCAAACTCTTTCTAAAAGCTTTGTGTAATGTTTTAACTCTCAATATTGGTGGTTAAAAATAGATTCTTCATCTTTGGCAAAATATTGATCTTGGATTTTAAGAAATTCTTCTTTAATTAAACGCACAAGAAGTTCTAGATGAATTCTATTATCTTCTAGTTTGTTTCCGTTAAAGTCTTTAAGCTCAGAGCATAGCTC encodes:
- the smpB gene encoding SsrA-binding protein, which codes for MKIIATNKNAKRNYEILKTFEAGIKLEGWEVKSARASSVELKNAYCSIYKDEVFLKESYFKKYMLLKVEETKNRKLLLHKKEILKIKQELQKNLSLIPTKIYFNSNSLIKVELALGRGLKKYDKREKLKKEEVEKKLKKILKF
- a CDS encoding hexose phosphate transporter → MRLYKRVKELLLPTQLIDKNLNIKLGFIMWSLLIFSYALFVVNWGFVTGLNGQGGNDPGILSSFFKDGDKPSSFEVQATNWAITLGRGFGSILIGWMIVKFTHKNSVVIALSLCLFAIPAPYMPSYALFVIFRTIFAIGGSTLMILFQPLVTAYFKQKTKGMLSSFSTWGYPIGAIIVLVPFAFNIESAKVVRSHWQLILLISSSLYLIPLILYLILGQRFDLYRSYVISLKEKHLKELVAKGLDYQRPTIKMFLRKKSTYKWAIFYGSWLIAVTLPFVTIRDQLPNLVLQIYNHKDVSIKEIRALALPIIALWLILFNGAIILAPYTVGLWNRLNARRKPFIITILLIGILLWIISILCFIFLVGPNLDKNAINKNIIPWSVSIPFLVLGFFAGLLLWGIQGVFLNNPHEIPENTSEKIAMQFGFIWGFGYFFFTMLLIIISLLEDFTNHNLAPWLWFSLTIIFTIIAPITWYFMSETKPDAPLIPKRKNQ
- a CDS encoding APC family permease, whose translation is MISKNKKYLSAKYFAFFTINFVVGFGFIATIFNVLEKKVYGFVVLAAASFIAFGVLLVFSRLSDTYKETYGGSYAYSKDLMYEIDSKGNRVLGTKKSHQVYKHLTFFTGWTQFIQGPILSATSPIFLVAILEPFFRNSDGTSNEVTINIIRGVSFLVYIILILITTFGLRINRWVVLAAASVKWLILLFSLILGVYLISQGNIYSSNLTLTKSDEEKISFYLVISSVLTFMYAYGGIEGVSAISKDVKAKSFRKILMYSFVFIFVFYVVFYLILLGIKTEYNGQKIDQIRNIFSAVWGLSGAVFFAVGIFFQQVSSKISGTVTVARSVAPMAEDKFLPVSLAKTNSKNEFKNAIWFSTAITIFSLVIFYVIPLVLKANGYEEPSSYLSQVVNIGTIPFLVQYLLTFIIAFILEHKKRITKIPLWEKIIYVLASIAIIVVLAVYIFPVIANEKWSASNTITLVSYSGFTLLGYVFYFATRKYYKNKKLKNN
- a CDS encoding glucose-6-phosphate isomerase, yielding MSSSYLKLDFKLKNQVVPFESYQKQVSQIHNAVKSKSVEEKDWLGWLNLASDYNKEEYAKMEEKVAQWLKDKVEVVVVIGIGGSYLGAKTGYEFIFGKYSIKKPQMELVFAGNDISAETLVAKLNYVKDKKFAINVISKSGTTLEPSIAFREFRNLLEQKEVNPWEYIVATTDKQKGVLFELATAKKYTKFVIPDDVGGRFSVLTAVGLFPFLCAGIDAKKVLEGARQMNKELFSENVMENAAYKYAVARHYLHKEKKYAVEIFVSYEPKLRYFAEWWKQLFAESEGKDGKGLWPSSAIFSTDLHSLGQMIQDGPKILFETVLTLENPAYDITFKDNVIDYDKLNYLSDKKLSEVNNVAFNATMEAHSDEGNVPNISMLFKDFSEETLGALFMFFMRAVTMSAYLLGVNPFNQPGVEVYKKNMFFLLGKK